The following proteins are encoded in a genomic region of Reichenbachiella sp.:
- a CDS encoding REP-associated tyrosine transposase, which yields MSAYKFNDPLGMYFVTFTVVEWVDVFTRDDYRLIMVDSLKYCQTEKGLIIHAWVLMSNHLHLIISRKEDGEALSDIVRDFKKFTSSKIIKSIKENTGESRKNWMLWIFESAGRKNSNNKNYQFWRQDNHAEQLVSNKFMDQKLGYIHNNPVEARLTDEPEHYFYSSAKCYAGQKGLLEISIIA from the coding sequence ATGTCTGCTTATAAATTTAATGATCCGCTTGGCATGTACTTCGTGACTTTCACAGTTGTGGAGTGGGTGGATGTGTTCACAAGAGATGATTATCGGCTGATCATGGTTGATAGTTTGAAATATTGCCAGACTGAGAAAGGGCTAATCATTCATGCTTGGGTATTAATGTCTAACCACCTTCATTTGATCATATCAAGAAAGGAAGATGGAGAAGCATTATCAGATATTGTAAGAGATTTTAAGAAATTTACATCATCAAAAATCATCAAATCAATTAAAGAAAATACAGGGGAAAGTAGGAAGAATTGGATGTTGTGGATTTTTGAGTCAGCAGGAAGAAAAAACAGTAATAATAAAAATTATCAATTTTGGAGACAGGACAATCACGCAGAGCAATTGGTCTCTAATAAGTTCATGGATCAGAAACTGGGTTATATTCACAACAATCCAGTAGAAGCGAGATTAACTGATGAGCCAGAGCACTATTTTTACTCCAGCGCAAAATGTTACGCTGGCCAAAAAGGCTTGTTGGAGATTTCGATAATCGCATAA
- a CDS encoding J domain-containing protein, producing the protein MKRVKAYKQLFNVEADTDLKQLKSTYRNLVKEWHPDKFQDEVKKSEAEIKSQEIIDAYHFLVSIAPETKAANLDEYIKTTTESGIADFKHKGLLLEVSFTDGTTYEYFGVNRNLYLKFVNAEKQFRFAKRNIFNSFLYRKSKRDLEMA; encoded by the coding sequence ATGAAACGCGTCAAAGCATACAAACAGCTATTCAACGTAGAAGCAGATACTGATCTGAAACAGTTGAAATCTACCTATAGAAATTTGGTAAAAGAATGGCATCCAGACAAGTTTCAAGATGAGGTCAAAAAATCTGAGGCCGAGATCAAAAGCCAGGAAATCATCGACGCGTATCACTTTTTGGTAAGTATAGCTCCCGAAACCAAAGCAGCCAATCTGGATGAATACATCAAAACCACTACAGAATCTGGCATAGCCGATTTCAAGCACAAAGGTTTGCTCCTTGAAGTGTCATTTACTGATGGTACCACTTACGAGTACTTTGGGGTAAATAGAAACTTATATCTCAAGTTCGTGAATGCAGAAAAACAATTCCGTTTCGCCAAAAGAAATATCTTCAACTCCTTCCTTTACAGAAAATCAAAGCGAGATCTAGAGATGGCTTAA
- the argB gene encoding acetylglutamate kinase: MEKLTVVKIGGKVINEEAALDGFLKKFTKIEGKKILVHGGGNIASEWQRKMGIEPKMIEGRRITDKDAIEVVTMIFSGLNKKIVAKLQGLDTQALGLSGADLNLIKSHKRMNLVIDYGYVGDIEKVNGDMLNLLINLNVTPVVCALTHDNKGQLLNTNADTIAAALATGMSETHEVDLVYCFEQPGVLSDFESKTVIPKIGKKDYDGLKKNGTISDGMIPKIDNAFDAIDAGVEQVKICHFDAIDTVQSDEYSGTLICQK, encoded by the coding sequence ATGGAGAAACTGACGGTAGTAAAGATTGGTGGAAAGGTCATCAACGAAGAAGCAGCTCTGGATGGTTTCTTGAAGAAATTTACCAAAATAGAGGGGAAGAAAATCCTGGTACATGGCGGTGGAAATATCGCTTCTGAATGGCAACGAAAAATGGGCATCGAACCTAAGATGATCGAAGGTCGTCGGATCACTGACAAAGACGCGATTGAGGTGGTGACCATGATCTTCTCAGGGTTAAACAAAAAGATTGTAGCGAAACTGCAAGGGCTTGATACTCAAGCCTTGGGATTGTCTGGCGCAGACCTAAACTTGATAAAATCGCATAAGCGAATGAATCTTGTAATTGATTATGGTTATGTTGGTGATATTGAGAAAGTTAATGGCGATATGTTAAATTTATTAATCAATCTAAATGTCACGCCTGTGGTGTGTGCATTGACTCATGATAACAAAGGGCAATTGCTCAATACCAATGCAGATACGATCGCTGCAGCCTTGGCTACCGGGATGTCAGAAACCCATGAAGTGGATTTGGTTTACTGCTTCGAACAACCAGGTGTGTTGAGTGATTTTGAAAGCAAAACCGTCATTCCGAAGATCGGAAAAAAGGACTATGATGGGTTGAAAAAGAATGGTACCATCAGTGATGGTATGATACCTAAAATCGATAATGCATTTGATGCGATTGATGCTGGTGTGGAGCAGGTGAAAATCTGTCATTTCGATGCAATCGACACCGTACAATCTGACGAGTATTCAGGTACTTTGATATGTCAAAAATAA
- a CDS encoding N-acetylornithine carbamoyltransferase yields MMNFCSINDVDDPQGWVDEALALKKEIETYGPKVYTGKSICLLFFNPSLRTRLSMQKAAFNLGIQSFIFNLNQEGWQLEFEDGTVMNGYTSEHIKEAAGVLSSYFDAVGVRSFASLSNKEDDYTEKVFNQFVKHCTVPVINMESATLHPLQSLADMITIKEFAQVKKPKVVLSWAPHPKALPQAVANSFSQWAGQMDYDFVVTHPEGYELAPEFMQGATLEYDQKKAFEGADFIYAKNWSSYEEYGQILSQDKKWMIDKVKMNLTNNAKFMHCLPVRRNVIVSDEVIDSENSIVMQQAAHRVTSANLVLRKLIG; encoded by the coding sequence ATCATGAACTTTTGCTCAATAAACGATGTGGATGATCCCCAAGGGTGGGTGGATGAAGCATTGGCACTTAAAAAAGAAATAGAGACCTACGGTCCTAAAGTATATACAGGCAAGTCTATCTGCTTGCTGTTTTTCAACCCTAGTTTGAGGACAAGATTGAGTATGCAAAAAGCAGCATTCAACTTGGGGATTCAATCCTTCATTTTCAACCTAAACCAAGAAGGTTGGCAGTTGGAATTCGAAGATGGCACCGTAATGAATGGCTATACCAGTGAGCATATCAAAGAAGCGGCTGGCGTGTTGAGTAGTTATTTTGACGCCGTGGGCGTGCGTTCTTTTGCTTCCTTGAGCAATAAAGAAGATGATTATACAGAAAAGGTATTCAATCAGTTTGTGAAACACTGTACAGTGCCTGTGATCAATATGGAATCAGCTACTTTGCACCCATTGCAGTCGCTTGCAGATATGATTACGATCAAAGAGTTTGCACAAGTGAAAAAGCCTAAAGTAGTGCTCTCTTGGGCGCCTCATCCGAAAGCTTTGCCTCAGGCTGTAGCCAATTCATTTTCACAATGGGCTGGTCAAATGGATTATGATTTTGTGGTGACCCATCCGGAAGGGTATGAATTGGCTCCTGAGTTTATGCAAGGTGCCACTTTAGAATATGATCAGAAGAAAGCTTTTGAAGGGGCAGACTTTATTTATGCTAAGAATTGGTCTTCGTATGAGGAGTATGGTCAGATTTTGTCGCAAGACAAAAAGTGGATGATCGATAAAGTGAAAATGAACTTGACGAATAATGCGAAATTCATGCATTGTCTGCCTGTGCGAAGAAATGTGATTGTGTCGGATGAAGTGATAGACAGTGAAAATTCTATCGTGATGCAGCAAGCGGCACATCGTGTGACATCCGCGAATTTGGTACTTAGAAAACTAATAGGGTAA
- the argH gene encoding argininosuccinate lyase, whose product MKLWDKGTNEVSKEIETYTVGRDRELDLLLAPFDVYGSMAHATMLESIDLLTKSELDQLLSELKNILDVIKAGEFVIEDGIEDVHSQVELLLTRKLGDIGKKIHSGRSRNDQVLVDLRLFIREEIRIITELVEELFHTLNGLSKKHKDILIPGYTHLQVAMPSSFGLWFGAYAESLTDDLQLLLAAYKIANQNPLGSGAGYGSSFPLDRKMTTELLGFEDLSYNVVYAQMSRGKVEKSVAFAMSSIAATMSRMSMDICLYNSQNFGFLKLPVEMTTGSSIMPHKKNPDVFELIRAKMNKLQSLSNEVTLITTNLPSGYHRDMQTIKETFLPAFAELKSTLEVCTFAMKNIEVKSDIIDDPKYNDLFSVEEVNRLVNEGVPFRDAYIQVGKAIEEGGSTLNKSVNHTHLGSIGNPANDEIEAKLTNVLKGFGFEKAEMAIGKLVK is encoded by the coding sequence ATGAAACTCTGGGATAAAGGAACAAACGAAGTATCGAAAGAAATAGAAACCTACACCGTAGGCCGCGATCGTGAGTTGGATTTACTATTGGCGCCTTTTGATGTGTATGGCTCCATGGCACATGCTACCATGCTGGAGAGTATAGACCTGCTGACCAAATCAGAATTGGATCAGTTACTGTCAGAACTGAAGAATATCCTTGATGTAATCAAAGCGGGTGAGTTTGTGATTGAAGATGGTATTGAAGATGTTCACTCTCAAGTAGAGTTGCTATTAACAAGAAAACTTGGAGACATCGGTAAAAAGATTCACAGTGGACGTTCTAGAAACGATCAGGTTTTAGTCGATTTGCGTTTGTTTATCCGTGAGGAGATTAGAATCATCACAGAGTTGGTTGAGGAGTTGTTCCACACGCTCAATGGCTTAAGTAAAAAGCACAAAGACATTCTCATTCCCGGCTATACACATTTGCAAGTGGCTATGCCTTCGTCTTTTGGACTATGGTTTGGCGCGTATGCAGAAAGTCTAACGGATGATTTACAGCTGCTTCTAGCGGCTTATAAGATCGCCAATCAGAATCCGCTAGGTTCTGGCGCAGGTTATGGTTCGTCTTTTCCATTGGATCGTAAAATGACCACTGAGTTGTTGGGCTTTGAAGATTTGAGCTACAATGTCGTATATGCACAAATGAGCCGTGGCAAGGTAGAGAAGTCTGTGGCATTTGCTATGAGTAGTATCGCCGCTACGATGTCTCGCATGAGTATGGATATCTGTCTATACAACTCGCAGAACTTTGGCTTCTTGAAGCTTCCGGTAGAAATGACTACAGGGTCGAGCATCATGCCGCACAAAAAGAACCCGGATGTATTCGAACTCATCCGTGCCAAGATGAACAAGTTGCAGTCGTTGTCCAACGAAGTAACACTCATTACGACCAATTTGCCCTCTGGATATCACCGGGATATGCAAACGATCAAAGAGACTTTCTTACCTGCTTTCGCAGAATTGAAATCTACGCTAGAGGTCTGCACTTTTGCTATGAAAAACATCGAGGTGAAGTCAGATATTATTGACGACCCGAAGTACAACGACTTGTTTAGCGTGGAAGAAGTGAACCGTCTGGTAAATGAAGGCGTACCTTTTCGAGATGCCTATATCCAAGTGGGCAAAGCCATCGAAGAGGGTGGAAGCACACTCAACAAGTCAGTAAATCATACGCACTTGGGTAGTATTGGTAATCCTGCTAATGATGAAATAGAAGCGAAACTGACCAATGTCTTAAAAGGGTTTGGGTTTGAAAAGGCTGAAATGGCAATTGGGAAGTTGGTAAAGTAA
- a CDS encoding sulfatase-like hydrolase/transferase: MKTISRNSIISLFLITSIVSYYYSCTQLEEQQLDTPSSYPNPSLKAQPNILWIVAEDLSSYIPAFGDSTVVTPNLDKLAKSGVCYDNFYSPHPVCAPARASIITGMYANSIGASHMRTGPWYAGAATAETISKYNELQPDGLEAYEAVPPAEVKMFTEYLRAAGYYCTNNSKEDYQMIKTPTAWDDSSNEAHWRNRPKDVPFFSVFNLMVTHESKIWAKANDSLLVDANLEIPIPPYLPDTEIAKNDIRRMYSNILKMDSQVGEILHQLESDGLLDNTIVFWCTDHGGPLPRQKRLLYESGLEVPAIVRFPNEQLAGQRDDRLISFVDLAPTMLSIAGIQPPKHMQGQAFLGKYARQHEPEYLFAASDRFDEYTDRIRSVRDQRYKYIQYLMPEQPMYADIAYRNQMPIMQELKRLQASGELTPEQALWFRDSKPTEELFDLENDPHELNNLAEVPKYADKLKELRTACNEWKIDIKDTGLIPEKELIARFKPNGIQPQTAQPVIQINDSLTAITCTTEGASIGYKLYHKSENPDRMSWSVYTKPFTISEEQELQVIAHRMGYQPSEIEVYAL, encoded by the coding sequence ATGAAAACGATATCACGAAATTCTATCATCTCGCTCTTTCTGATAACCAGCATTGTCTCTTACTATTACTCTTGTACCCAACTAGAAGAACAACAATTAGACACGCCATCCTCCTACCCTAATCCTAGCCTGAAGGCACAACCCAATATTTTATGGATAGTGGCTGAGGATTTAAGCTCATATATTCCTGCCTTTGGCGACAGTACAGTAGTTACACCGAACCTAGATAAGTTAGCAAAATCGGGTGTATGCTACGACAACTTCTACTCACCGCACCCAGTATGCGCACCTGCCAGAGCTTCGATCATCACTGGTATGTATGCCAATAGCATTGGTGCCAGCCACATGCGTACAGGCCCGTGGTATGCAGGTGCAGCTACTGCTGAAACCATAAGTAAATACAATGAATTGCAGCCAGACGGACTTGAGGCTTATGAAGCTGTTCCGCCGGCTGAAGTGAAAATGTTTACTGAATATCTCAGAGCAGCAGGTTACTACTGTACCAACAACAGCAAGGAAGACTACCAGATGATCAAAACACCTACTGCATGGGATGATTCTAGCAACGAAGCCCATTGGAGAAATAGACCCAAAGACGTCCCTTTCTTTTCTGTCTTCAACCTGATGGTAACACATGAGTCCAAAATCTGGGCAAAAGCCAATGATTCGCTATTGGTGGATGCAAATCTGGAAATACCAATCCCACCCTATTTGCCAGATACCGAAATAGCAAAAAATGATATTCGGAGGATGTACTCCAATATATTAAAAATGGATTCTCAAGTTGGAGAAATATTACATCAGCTTGAATCGGATGGTCTTTTGGATAATACGATCGTTTTCTGGTGCACCGATCATGGCGGACCACTACCCAGACAAAAGCGACTGTTATATGAATCAGGGTTGGAAGTTCCTGCGATCGTCCGATTTCCTAATGAGCAGTTGGCTGGACAGCGAGACGACCGACTGATCAGCTTTGTTGATCTGGCCCCTACAATGCTCTCCATAGCTGGTATTCAACCGCCAAAACATATGCAGGGCCAGGCTTTCCTAGGCAAATATGCACGACAACATGAACCCGAATATCTTTTCGCGGCATCAGATCGATTCGATGAATATACCGATCGCATTCGATCAGTTCGTGACCAGCGATACAAGTACATTCAATACCTCATGCCTGAACAGCCCATGTACGCAGACATTGCTTATCGCAATCAGATGCCCATTATGCAGGAACTGAAAAGACTACAAGCATCTGGAGAGCTTACACCAGAGCAAGCTTTGTGGTTCAGGGACTCCAAACCAACAGAGGAATTGTTTGACCTGGAAAATGACCCCCACGAATTGAATAATCTGGCCGAAGTACCAAAATATGCTGACAAGCTCAAAGAACTTCGTACCGCATGCAACGAGTGGAAAATTGACATTAAGGATACCGGTCTTATTCCAGAAAAGGAGCTCATTGCCCGCTTCAAACCCAATGGCATCCAGCCACAAACGGCTCAACCAGTCATCCAAATAAATGATAGTCTTACCGCGATCACCTGTACTACTGAAGGTGCATCCATAGGATATAAACTGTATCACAAAAGTGAAAACCCGGACCGAATGAGCTGGTCTGTCTACACCAAACCATTTACAATCTCAGAAGAGCAAGAATTACAGGTAATTGCGCATCGAATGGGATACCAGCCCAGCGAAATCGAAGTCTATGCATTGTAG
- a CDS encoding M20 family metallo-hydrolase, translated as MSKISDTYDPETQDAVELLSGMIEIQSFSREEEEVADFVESYFKEKQLSPQRSGNNLWLKSKYWDDAKPTILLNSHIDTVKPAASYTLDPFQAQVIDGKLYGLGSNDAGGPLVCLMQAFLHYQDQEQLPYNLIIAATAEEEISGANGVASILPELGRVDLAIVGEPTLMDMAVAEKGLVVLDCEARGVSGHAARDEGENAIYKALIEIEKLKNFQFEKESAYLGPIKKTVTLIEAGAQHNVVPDSCKFVVDVRTTDAYTNAETVKIIDELMDVDVKPRSIRLNSSGLSQDHPIVKRGESLGMKKYGSPTLSDQALMPFDTIKIGPGDSARSHTADEYIGIDEIENGIKGYIALLKDLKL; from the coding sequence ATGTCAAAAATAAGCGACACATACGACCCAGAAACTCAAGATGCTGTAGAGCTTCTTTCAGGAATGATCGAAATTCAATCGTTCAGTAGAGAGGAAGAAGAAGTGGCTGATTTTGTAGAATCCTATTTTAAAGAAAAACAATTGTCGCCGCAGCGGTCAGGAAACAATCTATGGTTGAAGTCCAAGTATTGGGATGATGCTAAACCAACGATTTTACTCAATTCTCACATCGACACAGTAAAGCCAGCTGCTTCTTATACGCTGGATCCATTCCAAGCGCAGGTCATAGATGGAAAGCTTTATGGATTAGGAAGTAATGACGCTGGTGGTCCGTTGGTTTGTTTGATGCAGGCCTTTTTGCATTATCAAGATCAGGAACAGTTGCCGTACAACCTAATAATAGCAGCCACAGCCGAAGAAGAAATATCTGGAGCCAATGGTGTAGCCTCGATTTTACCTGAATTGGGAAGAGTAGACTTGGCTATAGTTGGCGAGCCTACACTTATGGATATGGCTGTAGCAGAAAAGGGATTGGTAGTTTTGGATTGTGAAGCCAGAGGTGTAAGTGGACATGCCGCAAGAGACGAGGGAGAGAATGCCATCTACAAAGCTTTGATTGAAATAGAAAAGTTGAAGAATTTTCAATTTGAAAAGGAGTCCGCCTATTTGGGACCAATAAAGAAAACAGTGACATTGATTGAGGCGGGCGCTCAGCACAATGTCGTGCCTGATAGCTGTAAGTTTGTAGTAGATGTACGCACGACGGATGCCTACACTAATGCAGAGACGGTAAAAATCATCGACGAACTAATGGATGTGGATGTGAAACCACGTTCGATTCGTTTAAACTCATCAGGTCTTTCGCAAGATCACCCTATCGTGAAGCGTGGGGAGTCTTTAGGGATGAAGAAATATGGTTCGCCGACTTTGTCGGATCAAGCACTGATGCCGTTTGATACGATCAAGATTGGGCCTGGCGACTCTGCTCGTTCGCATACAGCAGATGAGTATATTGGGATTGACGAGATAGAGAATGGCATTAAAGGATATATAGCATTGTTGAAGGATTTGAAATTGTAA